Proteins encoded together in one Mus musculus strain C57BL/6J chromosome 16, GRCm38.p6 C57BL/6J window:
- the Bach1 gene encoding transcription regulator protein BACH1 gives MSVSESAVFAYESSVHSTNVLLSLNDQRKKDVLCDVTVLVEGQRFRAHRSVLAACSSYFHSRIVGQTDAELTVTLPEEVTVKGFEPLIQFAYTAKLILSKDNVDEVCRCVEFLSVHNIEESCFQFLKFKFLDSTSEQQECARKKCFSSHCQKADFKFSFSEQKDLEIDEADEFLEKKRVQTPQCDSRRCQGSVKASPPLQDSVSQACQSLCTDKDGALALPSLCPKYRKFQKAFGTDKIRTLESGVRDVHTASVQPNETSELECFGGAQGCADLHVILKCEGMKAAMESEDTEGQDPSPQCPAEQPQGTPLPQDSAGPHGLYSLSALHTYEQSGDVAFAGVQSKTVKTEKPLSRPDAQDEKPSENQDLYLKSSMGPKEDSSSLASEDRSSVEREVAEHLAKGFWSDICSTDSPCQMQLSPTVAKDGPEQGYSQRRSECPWLGIRISESPEPGQRTFTTLSSVNCPFISTLSSEGCSSNLEIGNYDYVSEPQQEPCPYACVISLGDDSETDTEGDSESCSAREQDCEVKLPFNAQRIISLSRNDFQSLLKMHKLTPEQLDCIHDIRRRSKNRIAAQRCRKRKLDCIQNLESEIEKLQSEKESLLKERDHILSTLGETKQNLTGLCQQVCKEAALSPEQIQILAKYSASDCPLSFLISEKGKSTPDGELAFTSVFSVSDVPPTAPPPCGRGSSAASQELVQESPPTTAAAPEQATLLEPCRQSAGISDFCQQMSDKCTTDE, from the exons ATGTCTGTGAGTGAGAGTGCGGTATTTGCCTACGAGTCCTCTGTGCATAGCACCAACGTCTTGCTCAGCCTCAATGACCAGCGGAAGAAGGATGTCCTGTGTGATGTGACTGTCCTGGTGGAGGGCCAGCGGTTCCGAGCCCACCGCTCGGTGCTGGCTGCGTGCAGCAGCTACTTCCACTCGAGAATCGTAGGCCAGACTGACGCAGAGCTCACCGTCACACTGCCTGAAGAG GTAACGGTTAAAGGATTTGAACCTTTAATTCAGTTTGCctacactgccaaactcattttaAGTAAAGACAATGTTGACGAAGTGTGCAGGTGTGTGGAGTTTCTAAGCGTACACAATATCGAGGAAtcctgcttccagtttctcaagtTTAAGTTTTTGGACTCCACTTCAGAGCAGCAGGAATGCGCAAGAAAAAAATGCTTCTCCTCACACTGTCAGAAAGcagattttaaattttcattttcagaacAGAAAGATCTCGAAATCGATGAAGCAGATGAATTCTTGGAAAAGAAACGTGTTCAGACGCCTCAGTGTGACTCCCGCAGGTGTCAGGGCAGTGTAAAAGCATCCCCCCCTCTCCAGGACAGTGTCAGTCAGGCGTGCCAGTCCCTGTGCACGGACAAGGATGGAGCCCTGGCATTGCCAtctctatgccccaaatacagaaagttccagaaagcGTTTGGAACTGACAAGATCCGAACTCTAGAATCCGGTGTCAGAGATGTCCACACTGCCTCTGTCCAGCCAAATGAGACCTCTGAACTTGAGTGTTTTGGGGGAGCGCAGGGCTGTGCAGATTTACACgtgattttaaaatgtgaaggaatgaaggcagCCATGGAGAGTGAAGACACAGAGGGCCAGGATCCCTCCCCTCAGTGCCCTGCAGAGCAGCCCCAAGGGACACCCTTGCCTCAGGATTCTGCAGGACCTCACGGGCTCTACTCCTTGTCAGCCTTACACACATATGAGCAGTCAGGTGACGTGGCCTTTGCTGGGGTGCAGAGTAAAACCGTGAAGACAGAAAAGCCTCTGTCGAGGCCAGATGCCCAGGACGAGAAGCCATCGGAAAATCAGGATTTATATCTGAAGTCTAGCATGGGCCCTAAAGAAGACAGCAGCAGCCTTGCATCTGAGGATCGGAGTAGTGTGGAGCGAGAGGTGGCAGAGCACCTGGCCAAAGGCTTCTGGAGTGACATTTGCAGCACGGACTCGCCTTGCCAAATGCAGTTGTCGCCCACTGTGGCCAAAGACGGCCCAGAACAGGGCTACTCGCAAAGGCGATCTGAGTGTCCCTGGTTGGGTATCAGGATCAGTGAGAGCCCCGAGCCAGGCCAGCGGACTTTCACAACTCTCAGTTCCGTCAACTGCCCTTTTATCAGTACTCTGAGTTCCGAAGGCTGCTCAAGCAACTTGGAAATTGGAAACTACGATTATGTCTCGGAGCCTCAGCAGGAGCCTTGCCCGTATGCTTGTGTGATTAGCCTGGGAGATGACTCTGAGACGGACACGGAAGGTGACAGCGAGTCCTGTTCTGCCAGGGAGCAGGACTGTGAG GTGAAGCTGCCATTCAATGCCCAACGGATAATTTCGCTCTCACGAAATGATTTCCAATCCTTGTTGAAAATGCACAAACTGACCCCAGAGCAGCTCGACTGTATCCATGACATCCGCAGAAGGAGTAAGAACAGAATCGCCGCGCAACGCTGTCGCAAGAGGAAACTTGACTGTATCCAGAACCTTGAGTCGGAAATCGAGAAGCTG CAAAGTGAAAAGGAGAGCTTGCTGAAGGAGCGAGACCACATTCTGTCAACGCTGGGGGAGACAAAGCAGAACCTGACCGGACTTTGTCAGCAGGTGTGCAAGGAAGCCGCCCTGAGCCCCGAGCAGATCCAGATCCTTGCCAAGTACTCGGCCTCCGACTGCCcgctttcctttttaatttctgagaaaggaaaaagtacTCCCGACGGCGAGCTTGCTTTTACATCGGTTTTCAGTGTGTCTGACGTGCCTCCAACTGCACCACCTCCCTGTGGGCGAGGGAGCAGCGCGGCCAGCCAGGAGCTGGTGCAGGAGTCCCCGCCAACCACCGCAGCTGCCCCAGAGCAGGCCACGCTGTTGGAACCCTGTCGgcagagtgctgggatctcagACTTCTGTCAGCAGATGTCTGACAAGTGCACTACTGACGAGTAA
- the Bach1 gene encoding transcription regulator protein BACH1 isoform X2 encodes MKAAMESEDTEGQDPSPQCPAEQPQGTPLPQDSAGPHGLYSLSALHTYEQSGDVAFAGVQSKTVKTEKPLSRPDAQDEKPSENQDLYLKSSMGPKEDSSSLASEDRSSVEREVAEHLAKGFWSDICSTDSPCQMQLSPTVAKDGPEQGYSQRRSECPWLGIRISESPEPGQRTFTTLSSVNCPFISTLSSEGCSSNLEIGNYDYVSEPQQEPCPYACVISLGDDSETDTEGDSESCSAREQDCEVKLPFNAQRIISLSRNDFQSLLKMHKLTPEQLDCIHDIRRRSKNRIAAQRCRKRKLDCIQNLESEIEKLQSEKESLLKERDHILSTLGETKQNLTGLCQQVCKEAALSPEQIQILAKYSASDCPLSFLISEKGKSTPDGELAFTSVFSVSDVPPTAPPPCGRGSSAASQELVQESPPTTAAAPEQATLLEPCRQSAGISDFCQQMSDKCTTDE; translated from the exons atgaaggcagCCATGGAGAGTGAAGACACAGAGGGCCAGGATCCCTCCCCTCAGTGCCCTGCAGAGCAGCCCCAAGGGACACCCTTGCCTCAGGATTCTGCAGGACCTCACGGGCTCTACTCCTTGTCAGCCTTACACACATATGAGCAGTCAGGTGACGTGGCCTTTGCTGGGGTGCAGAGTAAAACCGTGAAGACAGAAAAGCCTCTGTCGAGGCCAGATGCCCAGGACGAGAAGCCATCGGAAAATCAGGATTTATATCTGAAGTCTAGCATGGGCCCTAAAGAAGACAGCAGCAGCCTTGCATCTGAGGATCGGAGTAGTGTGGAGCGAGAGGTGGCAGAGCACCTGGCCAAAGGCTTCTGGAGTGACATTTGCAGCACGGACTCGCCTTGCCAAATGCAGTTGTCGCCCACTGTGGCCAAAGACGGCCCAGAACAGGGCTACTCGCAAAGGCGATCTGAGTGTCCCTGGTTGGGTATCAGGATCAGTGAGAGCCCCGAGCCAGGCCAGCGGACTTTCACAACTCTCAGTTCCGTCAACTGCCCTTTTATCAGTACTCTGAGTTCCGAAGGCTGCTCAAGCAACTTGGAAATTGGAAACTACGATTATGTCTCGGAGCCTCAGCAGGAGCCTTGCCCGTATGCTTGTGTGATTAGCCTGGGAGATGACTCTGAGACGGACACGGAAGGTGACAGCGAGTCCTGTTCTGCCAGGGAGCAGGACTGTGAG GTGAAGCTGCCATTCAATGCCCAACGGATAATTTCGCTCTCACGAAATGATTTCCAATCCTTGTTGAAAATGCACAAACTGACCCCAGAGCAGCTCGACTGTATCCATGACATCCGCAGAAGGAGTAAGAACAGAATCGCCGCGCAACGCTGTCGCAAGAGGAAACTTGACTGTATCCAGAACCTTGAGTCGGAAATCGAGAAGCTG CAAAGTGAAAAGGAGAGCTTGCTGAAGGAGCGAGACCACATTCTGTCAACGCTGGGGGAGACAAAGCAGAACCTGACCGGACTTTGTCAGCAGGTGTGCAAGGAAGCCGCCCTGAGCCCCGAGCAGATCCAGATCCTTGCCAAGTACTCGGCCTCCGACTGCCcgctttcctttttaatttctgagaaaggaaaaagtacTCCCGACGGCGAGCTTGCTTTTACATCGGTTTTCAGTGTGTCTGACGTGCCTCCAACTGCACCACCTCCCTGTGGGCGAGGGAGCAGCGCGGCCAGCCAGGAGCTGGTGCAGGAGTCCCCGCCAACCACCGCAGCTGCCCCAGAGCAGGCCACGCTGTTGGAACCCTGTCGgcagagtgctgggatctcagACTTCTGTCAGCAGATGTCTGACAAGTGCACTACTGACGAGTAA